The Penaeus vannamei isolate JL-2024 chromosome 16, ASM4276789v1, whole genome shotgun sequence genome includes a window with the following:
- the LOC113800324 gene encoding TPR-containing protein DDB_G0280363-like, whose amino-acid sequence MAVRDSNDTTLTLMSRKKEILVAYNDVFREIELDRETFEMNPGSIPKIDTIKSTFANNNRFKTEQTKHKNNSNKPVSTTSTTSQCPQQRQASAHSKNKPVPTATPSQCPQQQQASAHSNTNPMPTATTSQCPQQQQASAHSNTKPVPTATTSQCPQQHQANAHSNNKPVPTATTSQCPQQHQASIHSNNKPVSTAAAKTSQYPQQQQQVSIPSSNNNNKPESTTTTNQYPQQQQASIHSNSKPVSTATTTSQYSQQQQQASIHSNNKPVSTATTTTSQYSQQQQQASIHSNNKPVSTATTTTSQYSQQQQQASIHSNNKPVSTATTTSQYPQQQQQQASIHNNNNKPVFTATATTTTSQYSQQQQQQQQASIRSNNNKPVFIATATSQYLQQQQQQQQATTSQCSQQQQASIHSNNKPVPAAAAKTSQYPQQQVSIPSSNNNNKPVSTATTTTTSQYPQQQQQASIHSNNNKKPVSTKVYISTYIGPWYPQQQQKNQHPPRVLSPGSQVSVRLPPPGGARVEFPSLPFPVAPSVCISHRPQSPPLYTNYWQCKQRDDRSLCSLWRLVEAEYSL is encoded by the exons ATTCAAATGACACGACTTTGACCTTAATgtcgagaaaaaaggaaatattagtAGCTTATAATGATGTATTCCGAGAGATTGAACTTGATAGAGAAACCTTCGAGATGAACCCTGGCT CCATTCCTAAAATAGATACCATTAAGAGTACATTTGCCAATAACAACCGATTCAAAACAGAGCAAACCAAgcataagaacaacagcaacaagccaGTAtccacaacatcaacaacaagccAGTGCCCACAGCAACGCCAAGCAAGTGCCCACAGCAAAAACAAGCCAGTGCCCACAGCAACACCAAGCCAGTGCCCACAGCAACAACAAGCCAGTGCCCACAGCAACACCAACCCAATGCCCACAGCAACAACAAGCCAGTGCCCACAGCAACAACAAGCCAGTGCCCACAGCAACACCAAGCCAGTGCCCACAGCAACAACAAGCCAGTGCCCACAGCAACACCAAGCCAATGCCCACAGCAACAACAAGCCAGTGCCCACAGCAACAACAAGCCAGTGCCCACAGCAACACCAAGCCAGTATCCACAGCAACAACAAGCCTGTATCCacagcagcagcaaaaacaaGCCAGtatccacagcaacaacaacaagtcaGTATTcccagcagcaacaataacaacaagccagaatccacaacaacaacaaaccagtaTCCACAGCAACAACAAGCCAGTATCCACAGCAACAGCAAGCCAGtatccacagcaacaacaacaagccagtattcacaacaacagcaacaagccaGTATTCACAGCAACAACAAGCCAGtatccacagcaacaacaacaacaagccagtattcacaacaacagcaacaagccaGTATTCACAGCAACAACAAGCCAGtatccacagcaacaacaacaacaagccagtattcacaacaacagcaacaagccaGTATTCACAGCAACAACAAGCCAGtatccacagcaacaacaacaagccaGTACccgcagcaacagcaacaacaagccagtatccacaacaacaacaacaagccagtattcacagcaacagcaacaacaacaacaagccagtattcacagcaacagcaacaacaacaacaagccagtattcgcagcaacaacaacaagccaGTAttcatagcaacagcaacaagccAGTAtttacagcaacagcaacaacaacaacaagcca caacaagccaGTGTTCACAGCAACAACAAGCCAGTATCCACAGTAACAACAAGCCAGTACCcgcagcagcagcaaaaacaaGCCAGTATCCACAGCAACAAGTCAGTATTcccagcagcaacaataacaacaagccagtatccacagcaacaacaacaacaacaagccaatatccacagcaacaacaacaagccagtatccacagcaacaacaacaagaagccaGTAtccaccaaggtctatataagtacttatataggacCTTGGTatccacaacaacagcaaaagaaccAGCATCCCCCTCGCGTACTCTCGCCAGGCTCTCAGGTCAGTGTGCGACTGCCACCACCAGGAGGCGCGCGCGTGGAGTTTCCCTCATTACCCTTCCCGGTGGCTCCCTCTGTTTGCATTTCCCACCGGCCTCAAAGTCCTCCGCTATATACTAATTACTGGCAGTGTAAGCAAAGGGACGACCGCTCCCTCTGTTCTCTCTGGCGACTCGTGGAAGCCGAGTATTCGTTATAG